In Mycetocola zhujimingii, one DNA window encodes the following:
- a CDS encoding DeoR/GlpR family DNA-binding transcription regulator produces MNRDERLRAVLDLLAENGQVEVDDLTASLGVSPATARRDLDTLARQQLLTRTRGGAVGNSVAYDLPIRYRNESNAEAKQLIAHAASALVHRGSVVGLCGGTTATAIATVLSTRSDLSEPSPEPSLTIVTNAVNIAAQLAMRPQFKVVVTGGVVHPRSYELVGPYSDMVLEGVALDLAFIGVNGVAPEHGASVNDESEAHINRLMASRAARAFMVADSTKIGVRSFATVGGAELFGGFITDEGITSEQRSAFTADGIDVIVAS; encoded by the coding sequence ATGAACCGCGATGAGCGACTGCGCGCTGTACTCGACCTGCTCGCTGAAAACGGCCAGGTGGAGGTCGATGACCTGACCGCGTCACTCGGGGTCTCCCCCGCGACGGCTCGCCGCGACCTCGACACCCTCGCGCGGCAGCAGTTGCTCACGCGCACCAGGGGTGGCGCCGTCGGTAATTCCGTTGCGTACGACCTGCCGATCAGGTATCGGAACGAATCGAACGCCGAAGCCAAGCAGCTGATCGCACACGCGGCGAGCGCCCTGGTTCACCGCGGCAGCGTCGTCGGTTTGTGCGGGGGTACAACGGCGACTGCGATAGCGACGGTACTGTCGACGCGATCCGACCTCTCGGAACCGTCACCGGAGCCGAGCCTCACGATCGTGACCAACGCCGTGAACATCGCAGCCCAGCTCGCTATGCGCCCGCAGTTCAAGGTGGTCGTCACCGGCGGAGTGGTGCACCCGAGATCGTACGAACTCGTCGGACCGTACAGTGACATGGTTCTCGAGGGAGTCGCGCTCGACCTGGCGTTCATCGGGGTCAATGGCGTCGCTCCGGAGCACGGCGCCTCGGTCAACGACGAGTCGGAGGCACACATCAACCGGCTGATGGCGTCGCGGGCTGCCCGCGCGTTCATGGTGGCAGACTCCACCAAGATCGGCGTTCGGTCGTTCGCGACGGTTGGCGGGGCCGAACTGTTCGGCGGATTCATCACCGACGAGGGAATCACCTCCGAGCAGCGAAGCGCATTCACGGCCGACGGCATCGACGTTATCGTTGCATCGTGA